A single Anatilimnocola floriformis DNA region contains:
- the rimI gene encoding ribosomal protein S18-alanine N-acetyltransferase, translating into MTTSAKTQAPVHIRWMIRRDMAEVLRIEDLSFEFSWSEEDFIRCLRQRNCIGMIAEHSERVVGFMIYELHRNRLHVLNFAVHPDFRRRNVGTQMVRKLVTKLSPQRRSRIMLEVRETNLDAQLFFRDLNFRAVSLLRDFYEDTTEDAYLMQFRYTAAAAEMAEADQIRRMAG; encoded by the coding sequence ATGACCACTTCTGCCAAGACTCAAGCGCCGGTCCACATTCGCTGGATGATTCGCCGCGACATGGCCGAAGTTTTGCGGATCGAAGATCTGAGCTTCGAGTTTTCCTGGTCCGAGGAAGACTTCATCCGTTGCCTGCGGCAGCGCAACTGCATCGGCATGATTGCCGAACACAGCGAGCGCGTCGTCGGTTTCATGATTTACGAATTGCACCGCAATCGGCTGCACGTGCTCAACTTTGCCGTGCATCCCGATTTCCGACGCCGCAACGTCGGCACGCAAATGGTTCGCAAGCTGGTGACCAAGTTGTCGCCGCAGCGCCGCAGTCGCATCATGCTCGAGGTTCGCGAAACCAATCTCGACGCTCAACTCTTCTTCCGCGATCTCAATTTCCGCGCTGTCTCGCTGCTGCGTGACTTCTACGAAGACACCACCGAAGACGCCTACCTCATGCAGTTCCGTTACACGGCAGCCGCCGCCGAAATGGCCGAAGCCGATCAAATCCGCCGCATGGCCGGCTAA